From the genome of Chania multitudinisentens RB-25, one region includes:
- the mioC gene encoding FMN-binding protein MioC, which produces MADITLISGSTLGSAEYVAEHLAEKLEAAGFSTEMLHGPELDELELDGLWLVVSSTHGAGDLPDNLQPLLEQIAEQQPDLSSVTFGAVGLGSSEYDTFCGAIKQIDDLLVACGAKRIGDRLEIDVTQHEIPEDPAEEWVNNWINLL; this is translated from the coding sequence ATGGCAGACATTACTCTGATCAGTGGCAGTACGCTCGGCAGTGCTGAATACGTTGCTGAACATTTGGCTGAAAAGCTCGAAGCGGCAGGTTTTTCTACGGAAATGCTGCATGGCCCTGAATTAGATGAACTGGAGCTGGATGGGCTGTGGCTAGTGGTTTCCTCTACCCACGGAGCCGGGGATTTACCGGATAATCTGCAACCTTTATTAGAACAGATCGCAGAACAGCAGCCTGATTTATCCTCAGTAACATTTGGAGCCGTTGGTTTAGGCAGTTCCGAATACGACACCTTCTGCGGTGCGATCAAACAGATCGACGATCTTTTAGTGGCTTGTGGAGCAAAAAGGATCGGCGATCGACTGGAGATCGATGTGACTCAACACGAAATACCTGAAGATCCTGCTGAGGAATGGGTCAATAATTGGATTAATTTACTCTGA